A region from the Pelobates fuscus isolate aPelFus1 chromosome 1, aPelFus1.pri, whole genome shotgun sequence genome encodes:
- the GJA9 gene encoding gap junction alpha-9 protein isoform X2, whose protein sequence is MGDWNFLGVILEEVHIHSTIVGKIWLTILFIFRMLVLGVAAEEVWNDEQSQFVCNTDQPGCKNVCYDQAFPISLIRYWVLQVIFVSSPSLVYMGHAIYRLRTLEKERHKKRVQLRGELEGVEYELTEDRRRLERELRQLEQKKLKKAPLRGSLLCTYVIHIFTRSAVEIGFMVGQHVLYGTQLNSVYKCQRDPCPNVVDCFVSRPTEKTVFMLFMQCIAAVSLFLNILEIGHLGVKKVKKVFLLRYKIKDEFDDFYVMKTKQSTVTHTCIGISSSPQKTLPSAPSNYTLLMEKQNDPAVYPILNPPCGFHPIEDALTENSNNCIHDEQETKSVNEVNAANIAESHFHNTSSNNNEKISKTFGLDSKPAQRHMQRKSGCIRSTHASAESTPGLYMGTMDEMPSEDTVDSSFQNISCTKTASAVRKARRVGAPWNCSKVVERGGYVQDSPNTNRGRCSFSASRSWALSKSELQQASRPVTPEDVEEPSSEYKQNKAYESPVTFSPSRRMSLVTSVLQLSTLIKKH, encoded by the coding sequence atgggagactggaatttCCTTGGGGtcatcctggaggaagtccacaTTCACTCCACCATTGTTGGAAAAATCTGGCTTACAATTCTGTTTATATTTCGTATGCTTGTCTTGGGCGTTGCAGCTGAAGAGGTTTGGAATGATGAGCAATCTCAGTTTGTATGCAACACGGACCAGCCTGGCTGTAAAAATGTTTGCTATGATCAGGCATTTCCTATATCCCTGATTAGATACTGGGTTCTGCAGGTCATATTTGTCTCCTCTCCATCTCTGGTTTACATGGGCCATGCCATTTACAGGTTAAGAACACTAGAAAAAGAAAGGCACAAAAAGAGAGTTCAGCTGAGAGGGGAGCTTGAAGGGGTAGAGTATGAGTTGACTGAAGACCGTAGACGGCTAGAGCGTGAGCTCAGGCAACTGGAGCAAAAAAAACTCAAGAAAGCTCCCTTACGTGGCTCACTTCTCTGTACATATGTGATACATATATTTACCAGATCTGCAGTTGAAATTGGATTCATGGTTGGACAGCATGTGCTTTATGGAACTCAATTAAATTCTGTTTACAAGTGCCAAAGAGATCCTTGTCCTAATGTGGTTGACTGTTTTGTGTCTAGACCTACTGAGAAGACGGTATTTATGCTATTTATGCAATGCATAGCAGCTGTTTCTCTTTTTCTCAACATTTTAGAAATTGGGCACCTAggagtgaaaaaagtaaaaaaggtaTTTTTGTTGCGATATAAAATCAAGGATGAATTTGATGATTTTTATGTCATGAAAACAAAGCAAAGCACAGTCACTCATACATGCATAGGTATATCCTCCAGTCCACAAAAGACCCTACCTTCAGCACCCAGTAATTATACTCTCTTAATGGAAAAACAAAATGATCCAGCAGTTTACCCAATTTTAAATCCTCCATGTGGTTTCCATCCAATTGAAGATGCACTCACTGAGAACAGTAATAATTGTATTCATGATGAGCAAGAAACAAAATCTGTCAATGAGGTGAATGCTGCCAACATAGCAGAGAGCCACTTCCACAACACTAGTTCTAACAATAATGAAAAGATCAGTAAAACATTCGGTCTTGATTCTAAGCCTGCACAGAGACACATGCAAAGAAAAAGTGGTTGCATAAGGAGTACTCATGCAAGTGCAGAAAGTACTCCTGGTTTATATATGGGAACAATGGATGAAATGCCATCTGAGGACACTGTGGATTCTTCTTTTCAAAATATTTCTTGTACAAAAACTGCTAGTGCAGTCCGTAAAGCCAGGAGAGTCGGTGCTCCATGGAATTGCTCAAAAGTGGTGGAGAGAGGTGGATATGTTCAAGATTCTCCAAACACAAACAGAGGACGCTGCAGCTTCAGTGCCAGTAGATCATGGGCCCTCTCCAAGTCTGAACTTCAGCAAGCTAGCAGGCCAGTTACTCCAGAGGATGTAGAAGAGCCAAGCTCAGAATACAAGCAGAATAAGGCATATGAAAGTCCTGTGACCTTCTCTCCGTCTCGGCGGATGTCACTG
- the GJA9 gene encoding gap junction alpha-9 protein isoform X1 has translation MGDWNFLGVILEEVHIHSTIVGKIWLTILFIFRMLVLGVAAEEVWNDEQSQFVCNTDQPGCKNVCYDQAFPISLIRYWVLQVIFVSSPSLVYMGHAIYRLRTLEKERHKKRVQLRGELEGVEYELTEDRRRLERELRQLEQKKLKKAPLRGSLLCTYVIHIFTRSAVEIGFMVGQHVLYGTQLNSVYKCQRDPCPNVVDCFVSRPTEKTVFMLFMQCIAAVSLFLNILEIGHLGVKKVKKVFLLRYKIKDEFDDFYVMKTKQSTVTHTCIGISSSPQKTLPSAPSNYTLLMEKQNDPAVYPILNPPCGFHPIEDALTENSNNCIHDEQETKSVNEVNAANIAESHFHNTSSNNNEKISKTFGLDSKPAQRHMQRKSGCIRSTHASAESTPGLYMGTMDEMPSEDTVDSSFQNISCTKTASAVRKARRVGAPWNCSKVVERGGYVQDSPNTNRGRCSFSASRSWALSKSELQQASRPVTPEDVEEPSSEYKQNKAYESPVTFSPSRRMSLASNASSRRVPTDLQI, from the coding sequence atgggagactggaatttCCTTGGGGtcatcctggaggaagtccacaTTCACTCCACCATTGTTGGAAAAATCTGGCTTACAATTCTGTTTATATTTCGTATGCTTGTCTTGGGCGTTGCAGCTGAAGAGGTTTGGAATGATGAGCAATCTCAGTTTGTATGCAACACGGACCAGCCTGGCTGTAAAAATGTTTGCTATGATCAGGCATTTCCTATATCCCTGATTAGATACTGGGTTCTGCAGGTCATATTTGTCTCCTCTCCATCTCTGGTTTACATGGGCCATGCCATTTACAGGTTAAGAACACTAGAAAAAGAAAGGCACAAAAAGAGAGTTCAGCTGAGAGGGGAGCTTGAAGGGGTAGAGTATGAGTTGACTGAAGACCGTAGACGGCTAGAGCGTGAGCTCAGGCAACTGGAGCAAAAAAAACTCAAGAAAGCTCCCTTACGTGGCTCACTTCTCTGTACATATGTGATACATATATTTACCAGATCTGCAGTTGAAATTGGATTCATGGTTGGACAGCATGTGCTTTATGGAACTCAATTAAATTCTGTTTACAAGTGCCAAAGAGATCCTTGTCCTAATGTGGTTGACTGTTTTGTGTCTAGACCTACTGAGAAGACGGTATTTATGCTATTTATGCAATGCATAGCAGCTGTTTCTCTTTTTCTCAACATTTTAGAAATTGGGCACCTAggagtgaaaaaagtaaaaaaggtaTTTTTGTTGCGATATAAAATCAAGGATGAATTTGATGATTTTTATGTCATGAAAACAAAGCAAAGCACAGTCACTCATACATGCATAGGTATATCCTCCAGTCCACAAAAGACCCTACCTTCAGCACCCAGTAATTATACTCTCTTAATGGAAAAACAAAATGATCCAGCAGTTTACCCAATTTTAAATCCTCCATGTGGTTTCCATCCAATTGAAGATGCACTCACTGAGAACAGTAATAATTGTATTCATGATGAGCAAGAAACAAAATCTGTCAATGAGGTGAATGCTGCCAACATAGCAGAGAGCCACTTCCACAACACTAGTTCTAACAATAATGAAAAGATCAGTAAAACATTCGGTCTTGATTCTAAGCCTGCACAGAGACACATGCAAAGAAAAAGTGGTTGCATAAGGAGTACTCATGCAAGTGCAGAAAGTACTCCTGGTTTATATATGGGAACAATGGATGAAATGCCATCTGAGGACACTGTGGATTCTTCTTTTCAAAATATTTCTTGTACAAAAACTGCTAGTGCAGTCCGTAAAGCCAGGAGAGTCGGTGCTCCATGGAATTGCTCAAAAGTGGTGGAGAGAGGTGGATATGTTCAAGATTCTCCAAACACAAACAGAGGACGCTGCAGCTTCAGTGCCAGTAGATCATGGGCCCTCTCCAAGTCTGAACTTCAGCAAGCTAGCAGGCCAGTTACTCCAGAGGATGTAGAAGAGCCAAGCTCAGAATACAAGCAGAATAAGGCATATGAAAGTCCTGTGACCTTCTCTCCGTCTCGGCGGATGTCACTGGCAAGTAACGCCAGCAGCCGGCGTGTTCCCACTGATCTACAGATCTAA